GCGGCGCAATCATGCGGGTCAAAATGCGCGCCTGTGCGGCGCGGATACGCTGCGCCGATATGGTCAGCCGGGGTTCCCGGTGCACCGCAGCGGCCAGCCGCTCAATCGATGCGAACAGCACGATGCTCTCGGCATAGGCGTCGGTTTCATCCAGCGGCGGTTCGAGATGCGGCGCCCGCTTCAACAACTCCCAAAAACGGTTGAGCACCGCTTCCGCCCATCGGCCGCGCAATCTGGCGAACCGCGGATCCCCCCGGTCGGCTTCCATCATGCGATAGTGAAGCACCGCATTGTGCCGCTCCCATTGCTCGGCAAGCATCTTCAGGAATGCCTCGCTGTCTTCCGCAACCCGCGCGTTGCTGTGGAAGATGTCGAGCTTCGAAAATGCTGCCAGCATGTCTTCGGTCGCCGCCTCGCTGAGCGCATAGAGAATATCCTGCACATCGCGAAAATAGACGTAGAATGTTGCCGATGCGGTTCCGGCCTCGGCGGCGATCGCCATCGCGGTGAGGTCCATCGGCGAGGTCGAAGCGAGCAACAGCGCGGCCGCGTCGACCAGGCGTTGGCGCGTCTCGCGCCCCTTGCGGCCCAACGCGTGCGGCGACGAGGATCGAAAGGAAGCATCAGCACGCGTCATGATGTGGAATCTAGGCGCCCGCTGTACCGAGTGAAAGCTTGATACCGGTCCCGGTGATCGCCGCGGCATCCTGCGAGAGCAGGAACGCCACCACAGCCGCCGCGCTTTCGAGACTCACCCAACCCGCCGGATCGGCGTCGGGCATGTCCTTGCGGTTGGCCGGCGTATCGAGGATGGTCGGCAGAATTGCGTTGACGCGGATGCCCCTGCCCCGAAGCTCTTCGGCAAGGCTCTCGGTCAGCGCCATGACGCCTGCCTTCGAGGCCGCATAGGGCGCCATGCCCATGCCCGGCGCGGCGGATGCCGCCGCGCCGACATTCACGATCGCACCCGATTTCAGGTGAGGCAGCACCGCCCGCGAGCTGATTGCTGCGGTGCGCAGGTTGATGCGATACATGGCGTCCCAGCTTGCGATCGACCCGGTTTCCACCGGCTCCCAGGTGAAACCGCCGGCGACATTGATCAACGCGTCGATCTCGCCCAACGCACCCGCTGCTTCGGAGAATGCTGTCGCCACCGCCGTTTCATCGGCAAGATCAACACCCGCGATGACGCGGTCTGCGTCACTCTCGCCCGATGCGATATCGACTGCAACCACGCGATGCCCCCGCGACTTCAAGGTCGTCACGACCGCGCGCCCCAATCCGCCCAGTCCCCCGGTGACGATCACATGTCCCATCGCTGTCCTCCATACACTCGATTCTACGCGATCTAACCCGATCGCCCGCTGCCGCCAACGCAACCAGAAAGCATCGAATATGCGATGCTCTACCCGGCACCTTGCGCTGCGCACTGCGGAGATAGGAAGCTGGCCCGTGATGAGGATCATGCGGACCGATGACCGCGATGTCGCGGTGCTCATGTTCAATCGCCCGGAGCGATTGAACGCGATCGACACGGCAATGCTGGCTGAGCTCAACACCCATCTCGACACGATCGAGAGCGATGCCAGCCGCGCTTTGGTGATCACAGGTTCGCCGCGCGCCTTTTGCGTCGGTTCCGACCTCAAGGAGAAGGGCGCGGATGGCGAGTTGCGCATCCGTCACATGCATGCGTTGATCCAGCGGCTCCGGGCATTTCCGAAAATCGGGGTCGCCGCGCTTTCCGGCTACGCACTGGGAGGCGGGCTGGAAATCGCATTGGGACTGCAGTTTCGGATCGCCGACCCTAATGCCGTGCTTGGCCTGCCCGAGGTGAAACTCGGCCTGATACCCGCTTATGGGGCGACGCAGATCTTGCCCCGCCTGATCGGCGAGACGCGGTCGCTCGACCTGATGCTGAGCGGCGACCCGATCGACCCGGTCACCGCGCTGGCCTGGGGGCTGATCGATCGGATCAGCGAGAATGTGGTCGAGGCCGCAGTCGAATTCGCACTGCAACGCGCAGGCAACAGTCCCTCGGCCGAAGCCGCGATACGTCAAGCGGTACGCGCGAGCGGGATGCCGCTTGCCGAAGGCCTGGACGTGGAGCGCGAACTGGCAATCGCGACGTCTGGAAGCAATGAGGCGAAGGCCGCGCTCGCAGCCTTCAAGGCGGGCTAACCGCCCCGATCGCGGCCGCATAGTCGGCAGACAAGCGCTCGACCAGTTCGGCGACGGACGGCACGTCCGTGATCGCACCGACGCCCTGCCCCGCCGACCAGATGTCCTTCCAGGGTCTGAGTCCGCGTTCGTCAAGCACGGGAAGCGGGCCGGTCGCGGCCTGAAACAAAGCCGGGTCGAGCCCATTGGCGGTGAGCGATCTGGTCAGGAAATTCGCCGGCGTCCCGCTGATCCCGCGTGTCGCCAGCACATCCTTTGCGCGCGATGCGATGAGCATCGCGTGATAGTCGGGATGTACCGATGCCTCGCGCGTCGCGATGAAGCGGGTGCCCATATAGGCAAGATCCGCTCCCATCATCCGCGCTGCAGCTACGTCCCGCCCCGTTGACATGCCCCCGGCAAGCAGGATGGTGCCGTCGAATACGGCGCGCACCTCGTTCAGCACCGCAAAGGGGTTGAGCCAGCCGGTGTGCCCGCCGGCACCTGTGGTCAACACGATCAGGCCATCGACCCCCGCCTGCGCTGCGATCTCGGCGTGGCGCGCGCTGGCGACGTCGTGAAAGACGGTGCCACCATAGTCATGTACCGCCGCAACGACATCGTGATCCGCTCCGAAGGAGGTGATCACGAGCGGAACCTGGCGTCGCACCGTAATCGCCAGATCTTCAGCCAGCCGTCCATTCTGCTTGCCGACGATCAGGTTCACGCCATAGGCCGCATCAGTCTCGTCCAACGCAGCGCCGATCTGCTCGAGCCAGCTCTCATAGTCCGCCGCACTGCGCGCGTTCAGCGACGGGAAGGTTCCGATGATCCCTGCCTTGCATGCCGCAATCGTCAGCGCCGGATTTGAGATGAGGAACATCGGCGCCACCATCACGGGTAGCTCAAGATTGCACCGAAGCCGTTCAGCGATGGCCATGTTGATATCCTGTTGCCCCGGGCGAGCTTATCGGATGCGGGCGCCGTTTCGTATCCTTGGCGCGACGCATCACAACCATGCGCTTGGCTGCCGCTCCATTGCGCAGAGACGGCGCGAGACATACCGCAATGTCCGACAGGCTGAAGGGGCCGATACGTTCACAATGCTTCCTGGAGCAGACGCTTATGAAACTCGATTCCTCGATTTCCGCGATCGTCACCGGCGGCGCCTCCGGCCTGGGGCACGCAACCGCGAAGGCGATCGCCGAAACAGGCGCGAAAGTCGCCATCTTCGATCTCAATGAGGAACTGGGCGAGAAGGTCGCCGCCGAAATCGGCGGCATTTTCTGCAAGGTCGATGTGCTGTCCGACGAGTCAGTCGATGCGGCGTTCGAGAAGGCCCGCTCGGCAAATGGCCAGGAGCGGGTACTGGTCAATTGCGCCGGGACGGGCAACTCGATCAAGACCGCCGGCGTCGACAAGAAGACCGGTGAGATCAAGTATTTCCCCAGCGACAAGTTCGCCTGGGTTTTGATGGTCAACACGGTGGGCACATTTCGCTGCATCACCCGTTCGGCGGCGGGCATGCTGACGCTCGACCCGGTGGACGGGGAGCGCGGCGCGATCGTTTGCACCGCATCCGCTGCAGCCCAGGACGGGCAGATGGGTCAGGCGGCCTATTCAGCGTCGAAGGCAGCCGTGGTCGGCATGACGCTCCCGATCGCGCGCGATCTCTCCGGTTCGGCGATCCGCATCAACACGATCATGCCGGGCATTTTCGCGACGCCGCCGATGCTGGGCGTGCCGGACAATGTGCGCAGCGTACTGGAGGCATCGGTCCCCTTTCCGAAACGCTTCGGGGCGCCGGCTGAATATGCCAGCCTGGTGCTGGAAATGGTACGAAACGGCTATTTCAACGGCGAGACCGTGCGTCTCGATGGCGCCATCCGCATGCCGATGCGCTGAGGAGCAGCAAGATGAGCTTTATCCTGTACGAAGTTCGCGACCGCGTTGCGATCGTCACACTCAATCGGCCCGAGGCGAACAACGCGCAGCACCCGCCTCTGCTCGCCGAACTGGACGCTGCGTTCGACAAGGCGGTCGCCGACGACAATGTCCGGGTCATCGTGCTGAATGCCAGCGGCAAGCATTTCTCGGCCGGCCATGACATCTCGGCGGAGGTGGTGAAGCACGAACCCTGGCTGTCGATGTTCGACGATGTCAGCGCGAACGGCCTGCTTCGGATGTACCGCTGGGAAAGCAAGCATTTCCTCGGCTATTCGAACAAGTGGCGCAACCTCCCCAAGCCCACCATCGCCGCGGTTCAGGGGGCCTGTGTCGCGGCCGGGCTGATGCTGATCTGGCCGATGGATCTGATCGTCGCGGCCGACAATTCGCGCTTTTCCGATCCCGTGATCAACATGGCGATCGGCGGCGTCGAATATCACGGCCACACCTGGGAGTTCGGCCCCCGCAAGGCCAAGGAAATGCTGTTCACCGGCCGCTGGATGAATGCCGAAGAGGCCGAGAAGGTCGGCATGATCAATCGCGTCGTCCCGCTTGAGCAGCTGCATGAGGCCACGCTGGCATTGGCGAACGACATCGCGACCAAGCATCCGCACGGCCTGCTCATGGCCAAGCGCGCGGTCAATCAGACGATGGACATCATGGGACAATATGCCGCGATCCAGGCGTGCTTCGATACCCATTCTCTGGGCCATGCCAATGCCTGGGCCGCCGAAGGCCGGGTCACGCTCGCCAATCTCGAAGAAATGACTGCAGCCAACAAGAAGGCCTGAAGGATCCCGTCCAATGAAGCTTGCCCTCTCCGAAAGCCAGTCGATGCTGAAGGACACCGTCGCCCGCCTGTTCGCGGACGAGGCGACGCCGGAGCGGCTGCGCGCCGCCGAGGATACAGGGGTCGATCAGGCACTATGGGACAAGCTGGTTGAGCTGGGCATTGTCGGTATCCGGGCGATCGAGCCGCAGGATGGCGGGATGACGCTGATGGACGCGGCCATCGTTGCCGAGGAAGCAGGCCGCCATGTCGCGCCCGTGCCGCTGATCGAAGCGATCGTTGCGATCGCGCTGCTCCACCGGCTGGATGCCCCCGCCGCGCTGTTGTCCGCGGTCGATAGCGGGGCGATCGCAACGCTTGCGCTCAACCCGGTCGTGCCGGGCGTGGCCCAACCGGTGCTCGGCGGGTCGCGCGCCCATGTCGTGCTCGCGCTTGACGGAAACGACCTCGTCGCCCTGACCGGGTTGAATGCCGCGAAAGCGTCCAATATCGCCGCCGCCGCGGTCGCCAATCTCGATCTGTCGGACGGCGCGGGCGAGCGGTTCGTGCTGGCGACCGGCGACATTGCGGTATCGCAGTTCGCCGCCGCGTGCGAGGAATGGAAGGTCCTCACCGCTGCCTATCTGGCCGGTCTTGGCCGCCGGGCGCTCGAGCTCGCCGCCGCCTATTCGGTCGAACGCCATGCCTATGGCTCGCCGATCGGCGCCTATCAGGGCATTGCGCATCCGATGGCCGACGCGGCGACGCATATGGACGGGGCAAAGCTGCTGGCATGGCGCGCCATTGCCTCGATTGCAGCGGGCGATGCCAAGGGAGGCGCGCGCGCCGCCATGGCCTATTGGTGGGCGGCCCATAGCGTAGACCAGGCGGTGCAACATTCGGTGCGTACCTTTGGTGGCTATGGCCTCAGCCTCGAATATGACGTCCAGCTCTATTTCCGCCGCGCCAAGCTGCTGTCGCTGATCGCGGGCGACCCCAATGCCGAGCTCGACCGCATCGCCGCGCGCCTTTGGGACGGCGAGACCGTAGCCCTGCCCCGCGCCGGGGAGGTGGAGATCGATTTCGAATGGGGCGCGGAGGCCGACGCCTATGCCGCCGAGTTGCGCAGCTTCGTCGAAGGGCAGATGACCCCCGATATCGAGGCGAAGAAGCATCATTCCACCGCGGGCCACCATCCCGGATTCCACAAGAAGCTGGCCGAGGCTGGCCATGCCTATCCCGACCTCGGCGCCGACGGCCAGAAGGTCCGCAGCCGCTACGAAGTGATGGCCGCTGCGCCGATGTGGGAAGATATCGGTTGGACCCGCACGCCGATCGCTGTCACCGAGTTCGTCGCCAAGATGGCGCAGCTCTGGTCGCAGCCGGAAACAAAGGAAGAGATCGTCGGCGCCATCGCCCGCGGCGAAGCATTGGGCGCGCTCGGCTTCTCCGAGCCGCAATCGGGCTCGGACGTGTTCGGGACAAAGTTCAGTGCCGTACGCGATGGTGACGAATGGGTGCTGAACGGGCAGAAAATGTTCACCACCAACGGCCACCAGGCCGACTATATCCTGATGCTGACCCGCACCGACAATAGCGGCAAGAAGCACCAGGGCCTGACGATGTTCATCATGCCGATGAAGCTGCCCGGCATCGAACTGCACCCGGTCTATACGCTGCAGGACGAGAAGACGAACATCACCTACTTCACGGATGTCCGCATTTCGGATCGCTACCGCATCGGTGAGGTCGGCGACGGCGCGCGCGTCATGGCATCGGCGCTCGGCTTCGAACATGGTGGATCAGGCTATCACGCGGCGCAGACCGCGATGATGCGCCGAGCCCTTACCTGGGCGCGCAAGCCCAGCGGCAATGGCGCGGCGCCGATCGACAACCCGTTTCTTCGTCGCGTGCTGGCTCGTGCCGCAATCAACGACGAAGTGGCGGACGTGCTCTGCCGGCGCCAGGTGTGGGCGGATGTCGAAGGCATCCACGACATCAGCTATGGTCCGATGGCGAAGATGTTCACGACCGAAACCATGTACCGGGATGCCAGCGCGATCGTCGAGGCCGGCGCGCCCGGTTCGCTGGTGCGCGGTGTCGATCCCGACATGGACTATGTCGAGACAACGATGCGGCGGGCCATCGCCATGACCGTCTATGGCGGCACCAGCGAAGTGCACCGCAGCCTGATCGCCGAGAAGTCGCTGGGCATGCCCAAATCGCGAAGCTGAATCCGCCCACGCTTGACAGGGAGCGCCTCGCGGCGTTCCACAGCGGGATGGACGAGACGAACAAGCATGGACAGTCGATCGGCCGCAAGGGCGCCGAAAGCCGGCGGCGGTTGCTCGATGCGGCCCGTCAGCTGATCGCGGTCGAGCCGGCGCACAAGTTGACGGCCAGTGCCATTGCCCGCGCTGCGACACTGGCTTCGCAAACATTCTATTTGTACTTCAAGGATATCGACGAAATCCTTCTGGCCCTCAGCCATGAGGCCGGGGCAGACATGGATGAGGTCCAGGAGGCGCTACGCGGCGACTGGACATCGGCCACGCCTGCAGAACATGCGACGCGCTTCATCGACGCCTTCAGCGCCTATTGGGACCGGCATCGAACGATCCTCACGGTCCGCAACTATTTGTCGGACAGCGCGCATCCCGCGTTCCTCGCCGTCCGCCAGGAAGCGGCAATGCCGCTGATCCACGCGATCGCCGAACGCATCCTCGCGGCGCACCCCGATGACGTCGATCCGAAATCGGCACTGGCGCGCAGCGTGATCATCTATTCGGCGATCGAGCGCATGGCAGCGCGTCCCGCAACGATGCGACAGAATCCTGCGATCGTCGCGCCGGATGACCTGAAACAGGCCGAGATCGACATCCTGACATTGCTGTTCACGCCGACCGTCAAGGGTTCGCCCGCAGATCGCGCACTCGCCTCGTTTCGCCACCAGGCATAAAGAAGCCGCCCGGACCCAGGGTCCGGGCGGCATAGCTTGCCTATCGCGATGTTCAGCGCTTGCCGTCGAGCAGGCCCTTCAAGTTGCTGCTCATGAACATCTCCTGTTCTGCCGGCGTGAAATCCTTCACCTCGTGGAGGAAGTCGAGCGGCATCGCGAGCCCTTCGGCATGCGGCCAGTCGCTGCCGAACACCAGGCGCTCGACCGGGACGAATTCGCGCAGCTCGTTCAGGTCCTCCTCGTAATATGGCTCGACGAACACGCTCTCTCGGAACGTATCGATCGGATGGCGCTTGAACGCCTGCGGCATCTGGCCATGGGCGCGCTTGAACATCTTCATCAGATGCGGAACCCAGATCGAGCCGTTCTCGGCCGACATCCAGCGAATGTTCGGGAAGCGATCCATCACGCCATGCGCGATCAGCGCCGCGATGGTGTCGGCGATCGAGCGCCCCTGCGTATCCATGCAAGCCTTCAACGGATCCGAACGGTCGAACGCGACCATCTCGCTGGCGCCGCTACCCCACCAGCGATAGATCTGATCGTAACCGCTGTCGGACACATGCAGTACGACGAAGATGTTCGATTCGTTGACCTTGCCCCAGAAACGGTCGAACTCGCGGAGGCCAGGGGAACGCGGGCCGAACAGTCCGGGCACCGGCGCCGGACGGATCAGGATATGGCGTGCGCCATTCTTCAGCGCCCAATCCAGTTCCTGTTCGGCCTTCTCGGCATCGGCCAGCGAGATATAGGCGCAGGGATAGAGCCGGTCCTTGTAGTTGAAGGTCCATTCGTCGAGCACCCAGGCGTTGAGCGAATGAACCAGCGCCGCCATCAGCTCGACATTGTTGCCCATATGCCCCTCGATGATCGAGGCCAGGGTCGGGAAGATGAGCTGGGCGTGCACGCCCTGCTCGTCGAGCAGCTTCAGCCGGGCTTCGGGATTGCCGAACTCGGGCTGATAGGCCAGCGGATCGCCGGTGAGCTCGCGCAGCGTCTTGCCCTCGGCATTCTCGCCGCGATACCAGATTTCATGGCTGCCCGGCGCAGCGACGACCTCGAAGGTCGGGTTGGGTATATATTCGCTGATATGCCCGTTGATCGCCAGCTTGGTGCGGCCCTCGACCTGCACATACTGGAAATCCTTGTGAAACTGCTTGGGCAGATGGCGGCGGAACGTGTCCATCGTCTCATAGAGATGTCCATCGCCGTCATAGACCGCATAGGGCAAAATGCGGGTTTCGGGTTCGCGTTCAAGTACAGCCGTTACAGCCACAATCTCTCTCCTTGATCGCCGCAGCCGTATCAGGCCGCGTTGCGTATTGCTTCGGGTTCGAACATCGGAAGCCAGATATCCTCATCGTGATCGAACGTGACTCTGACACGCATGCCGATGTGGACCTGATCGGATGCGATGCCGCGTATGTTGGTGGTGAGCTGAAGCCCATCCTGCTCGTCCAGCCGAACGACGCCGATGACATAGGGCACCTCAAGGCCCGGACCCCACGCCTTCTCGTTCACCGTATAGCTGAACACCGTGCCTCGTCCGGACAGCGGCTCGGGGGCGAGATGCTTGGTCAGGCATTTCGGACAGACCGGTTGGGGCGGATGCACCCAGAAGCTGCAATCCTGGCATCGCAGCATGCGCAGCACGCCGTCTTCGCCGCTTGTCCAATAGAAGCGGTTCAGATCGTCGAGCCTGGGCAGCATCCGCTGATAACCGGCACCCATCTCACTCGGCCGCTTCGAGTTCGCCGTCCTGCTTGGCGACGTCCATGAACATTTTGGTGATGTCGCCCGAGGTCACCCGGCGCGCGACCTCGCCCTCGGCGAGCGGTGCGGGGCCACCATAGCTTCGGGGCGCGGTGTCGATATGCTCGGCTGCCTTGCGCAACCTGCCGACGGTGCAGTTCTCCCGGCCGCCCATCATTCCAAAAGCGTCGAAGTTGAACAGGCGCAACGCGTTGCCATGGGTGATCTTCTCGATCGCCGTGTCGGAAATCCCGCTCAGCGTCGCCCTCAGGCGGTCGGCCGATTCCGGCCACACCGTATCGGAGTGCGGATAATCGCATTCATAGGCGACATTGTTCTCGCCGATCTTGTCGAGATTCTCGAGGCCGAAGGCGTCGTCGATGAAGCAGGTCAGGAAATGCTCGCGGAACACATCGCTCGGCTTCTTCTTTCCGAAATCGGCGTGGGTCCAGGCCTTGTGATGCTCATGGACGAAGTCGGCACGTTCGAGGAAATAGGGAATCCAGCCGATCCCGCCTTCGGACAGCGAGACCTGAAGCGGATAGCGCTGCAATGCCTTAAGGTGCAGCCAGTCCGCCGCCGAATTGACGATCGAGATCGGCATGGTCGTGATCCAGGCATCGATCGGCGATTCCATCGATGCATGCGGGGCCTGCGCGCCCGATCCGATATGAATATTGATCACGATGTCGTGGTCGGCGCACGCCTTCCAGAGCGGTTCCCAATGCTCGTTGTGGATGCTCGGCTGTCCCTTGAGCGAGGGATTGTCGCTGAAGGTGATCGCGTGGCAGCCCTTTGCGGACACGCGCTTGATCTCCTCGACCGTCGCATCGATGTCCCAATAGGGCACCAGCGCCAGCGGAATGTTGCGGCCCGGATGGCTGCCGCACCATTCGTCGATATGCCAGTCATTATAGGCCCGCAACAGCGTCAGCGCGTTCGCCTTGTTGTCGAACTCGTGGAACAGCGCGCCGTCGAGATCGGACCACGCTGGGAAAGTTGAGCGAAGCCAGGATCCCGTTGGCGTTCATGTCCTCGATGCGTGAATCGATGTCCCACGCGCCCTTGCGCATCTGCTCGAAGGAAACCGGCTCGCAGCCATATTCCTCTTTCATCCGGCCGACGACGGCATTCAGCCCGATCGAGCCGGTACGCTTGCCCTCGTACAGCCAGAAATCTGCGCCGTTCGCATCCTTGCGCAGCTCCGGCTTGATCGCTTTGTGCTGCACCGAAAGATGCTGATCGTACATGGTGGGCGGCTCGACGATATGGTCGTCGACGCTGACGATAATGAGATCCTCAACCTTCATGGCATCGATCCTCTTCCTAAAACTGACATATTGTTGGTTTTCTGACTACAACAATCCGCACCCTGCGTAAAGGCGGTTCAGCTCAGCGCTTGACCAGTTCGACCGACGAGGTGTCGCGGTCCCAGGTCGCCTCAGTGATCCCCTGATCGCGCAGCTCATATTTGAGCACACGTCCGACGGGGTTCTTGGGCAACGCCGCGCGGAATTCGATAAAGCGCGGCACCGCGAAATAGGGCAGGTTCTCAACCGACCAGCGGCACAGTTCTTCCTCGGTCAACCCCGCCCCCCTCGACGAGGACGATCGTCGCCTTCACATCGTCCTCCAGATCGGCGAGCACGGCATGGACGGCGACTTCCTGGATGGCGGGATGCAGGCTGAACACCCCCTCCACTTCCATCGAGGAGATATTCTCGCCGCGGCGGCGCAGATAGTCCTTCTTCCGGTCGAGGAAGTAGAACCAGCCGTCAGCGTCGAACTTGCCGATGTCGCCGGTGTGGAACCAGAAGTTCTTGAGCACCTTCATCGTTTCGGCGGGCCGGCCCCAATAGCCCTCGAACATCACATGGGGCTTTTTCGGGCGGACCAGGATTTCGCCTGGCGTGTCGGCCGGAACCTCAGCGTCGTCATCGTCGACGATCATCACCTCGAAATCGTCATTGTGGGTGCCCGAGCTTGCGGTGGGGCGCGGCACGGTCATGTCGACGCTCGTGACGATCGCGCATTCGGTCAGGCCGTAGCCTACGGGCGCATGGACATGTTTGGGCGCAAAGCGTTCGCGCCAGATCGTCTGCAGCTCTTCAGGAAACGGCGCGCCCCCTGCCACGCGCAGCTTGCCCTTGTAACGCAACGAGGCGGGGTTGTCGGGCGCCTCGGCCACAAACCGCACCATCGACGAGAGGATATGAGTGACGGTCGCGCCGACCCGCTCCAGCTCGTCCCAAAAACGCGACACCGAGAAGCGCGGATAGATCGCGCATTTCCCGCCAACCATCATCGACGACAGGACGGTCGCGGAATATTGGTTCATGTGGAAGCCGGGCAACGGCGTCCACACGACATCATCCCCGTCATAATGAAGGCAGGTCGCAAGCTGTCGTGCCTGGTTGCACAGATAGTTCTGACTGATCATGCAGCCCTTGGAGGGGCCGGTGGTGCCGGCGGTGTAGACCAGCATCGCAAGATCGCCGGGCTTGCTCTCATGGCCCGTGGGCTCCTCGGTCGGGACCAGCACATCGGCGAGCATGCGCATCTCGAGCTTGTTCGCCGCCATGCCTTCCGGCAGCTCGCCCTTGATCAGCAGCACCCGGGCGTCGGGCAGGCCACCCTCGATCGCGATCAGCCGCTCGACATATTCCTTTTCGGCGACCAGCACGGCGGCCCGCGAGTCCGCGACCTGGTGGCGCAGATACTCGCCCTTATAGGCGGTATTGAGCGGGACATGGACCGCGCCGATCTTTGCGCAGGCGAACAGCAGCAGCAGCTGTTCGACGCAGTTGTCGAGGATCGATATCACGCATTCGCCGGGACGCGCGCCCGATGCCCGCAAGGCATGGGCAAGGCTCGTGCTCTGCGCGTCGAGGAAGCCAAGCGTGTACTTCTCGCCCGAATAATCCACGAACTCCCAGTTGGGGCCGCGCTTCGCCAGGGCGCTCCGCAGCACTTCGACCGTGGTCGTCTGCGTGCCGGGAGACCAGTTGGGGTTCGTCATGATCGTCCTCTCATCTTGTTCAGTCGCGTACCAGCAGCATCGCGCCCGCCATCGGACCGCCGCCATTGGTGACCGCTGCAACCTTGGGATCTCCGGCAACCTGCCGTGCTCCGCCCTGCCCGCGAAGCTGGACCACAGCTTCGTGAATGAAACCGAAGCCATGGGTGCGCCCACCGGACAATTGCCCGCCATGCGGATTGAGCGGCAGCGCGCCGTCACGCGCGATTCGGCTGCCGCCTTCGACAAACGCGCCGCCCTCGCCGATCCCGCAAAACCCCATCGCCTCGAGCCAGGTCAATGCGAGGAAACTGAACCCATCATAGAGCAGCGCGACATCGACGTCCGCAGGCTTCAAATCGGTTCGCGACCACAGCATCCGTGCCGCATCATGTGCCGCCATGCGCGGCATGTCCGCCTGGTCCCAGGCGGC
The genomic region above belongs to Sphingomonas sp. J315 and contains:
- a CDS encoding TetR/AcrR family transcriptional regulator — encoded protein: MTRADASFRSSSPHALGRKGRETRQRLVDAAALLLASTSPMDLTAMAIAAEAGTASATFYVYFRDVQDILYALSEAATEDMLAAFSKLDIFHSNARVAEDSEAFLKMLAEQWERHNAVLHYRMMEADRGDPRFARLRGRWAEAVLNRFWELLKRAPHLEPPLDETDAYAESIVLFASIERLAAAVHREPRLTISAQRIRAAQARILTRMIAPQG
- a CDS encoding SDR family NAD(P)-dependent oxidoreductase; translation: MGHVIVTGGLGGLGRAVVTTLKSRGHRVVAVDIASGESDADRVIAGVDLADETAVATAFSEAAGALGEIDALINVAGGFTWEPVETGSIASWDAMYRINLRTAAISSRAVLPHLKSGAIVNVGAAASAAPGMGMAPYAASKAGVMALTESLAEELRGRGIRVNAILPTILDTPANRKDMPDADPAGWVSLESAAAVVAFLLSQDAAAITGTGIKLSLGTAGA
- a CDS encoding enoyl-CoA hydratase/isomerase family protein; translated protein: MRTDDRDVAVLMFNRPERLNAIDTAMLAELNTHLDTIESDASRALVITGSPRAFCVGSDLKEKGADGELRIRHMHALIQRLRAFPKIGVAALSGYALGGGLEIALGLQFRIADPNAVLGLPEVKLGLIPAYGATQILPRLIGETRSLDLMLSGDPIDPVTALAWGLIDRISENVVEAAVEFALQRAGNSPSAEAAIRQAVRASGMPLAEGLDVERELAIATSGSNEAKAALAAFKAG
- a CDS encoding nitronate monooxygenase family protein; the encoded protein is MAIAERLRCNLELPVMVAPMFLISNPALTIAACKAGIIGTFPSLNARSAADYESWLEQIGAALDETDAAYGVNLIVGKQNGRLAEDLAITVRRQVPLVITSFGADHDVVAAVHDYGGTVFHDVASARHAEIAAQAGVDGLIVLTTGAGGHTGWLNPFAVLNEVRAVFDGTILLAGGMSTGRDVAAARMMGADLAYMGTRFIATREASVHPDYHAMLIASRAKDVLATRGISGTPANFLTRSLTANGLDPALFQAATGPLPVLDERGLRPWKDIWSAGQGVGAITDVPSVAELVERLSADYAAAIGAVSPP
- a CDS encoding SDR family NAD(P)-dependent oxidoreductase — translated: MKLDSSISAIVTGGASGLGHATAKAIAETGAKVAIFDLNEELGEKVAAEIGGIFCKVDVLSDESVDAAFEKARSANGQERVLVNCAGTGNSIKTAGVDKKTGEIKYFPSDKFAWVLMVNTVGTFRCITRSAAGMLTLDPVDGERGAIVCTASAAAQDGQMGQAAYSASKAAVVGMTLPIARDLSGSAIRINTIMPGIFATPPMLGVPDNVRSVLEASVPFPKRFGAPAEYASLVLEMVRNGYFNGETVRLDGAIRMPMR
- a CDS encoding enoyl-CoA hydratase, translated to MSFILYEVRDRVAIVTLNRPEANNAQHPPLLAELDAAFDKAVADDNVRVIVLNASGKHFSAGHDISAEVVKHEPWLSMFDDVSANGLLRMYRWESKHFLGYSNKWRNLPKPTIAAVQGACVAAGLMLIWPMDLIVAADNSRFSDPVINMAIGGVEYHGHTWEFGPRKAKEMLFTGRWMNAEEAEKVGMINRVVPLEQLHEATLALANDIATKHPHGLLMAKRAVNQTMDIMGQYAAIQACFDTHSLGHANAWAAEGRVTLANLEEMTAANKKA
- a CDS encoding acyl-CoA dehydrogenase family protein, producing MKLALSESQSMLKDTVARLFADEATPERLRAAEDTGVDQALWDKLVELGIVGIRAIEPQDGGMTLMDAAIVAEEAGRHVAPVPLIEAIVAIALLHRLDAPAALLSAVDSGAIATLALNPVVPGVAQPVLGGSRAHVVLALDGNDLVALTGLNAAKASNIAAAAVANLDLSDGAGERFVLATGDIAVSQFAAACEEWKVLTAAYLAGLGRRALELAAAYSVERHAYGSPIGAYQGIAHPMADAATHMDGAKLLAWRAIASIAAGDAKGGARAAMAYWWAAHSVDQAVQHSVRTFGGYGLSLEYDVQLYFRRAKLLSLIAGDPNAELDRIAARLWDGETVALPRAGEVEIDFEWGAEADAYAAELRSFVEGQMTPDIEAKKHHSTAGHHPGFHKKLAEAGHAYPDLGADGQKVRSRYEVMAAAPMWEDIGWTRTPIAVTEFVAKMAQLWSQPETKEEIVGAIARGEALGALGFSEPQSGSDVFGTKFSAVRDGDEWVLNGQKMFTTNGHQADYILMLTRTDNSGKKHQGLTMFIMPMKLPGIELHPVYTLQDEKTNITYFTDVRISDRYRIGEVGDGARVMASALGFEHGGSGYHAAQTAMMRRALTWARKPSGNGAAPIDNPFLRRVLARAAINDEVADVLCRRQVWADVEGIHDISYGPMAKMFTTETMYRDASAIVEAGAPGSLVRGVDPDMDYVETTMRRAIAMTVYGGTSEVHRSLIAEKSLGMPKSRS
- a CDS encoding TetR/AcrR family transcriptional regulator — translated: MDETNKHGQSIGRKGAESRRRLLDAARQLIAVEPAHKLTASAIARAATLASQTFYLYFKDIDEILLALSHEAGADMDEVQEALRGDWTSATPAEHATRFIDAFSAYWDRHRTILTVRNYLSDSAHPAFLAVRQEAAMPLIHAIAERILAAHPDDVDPKSALARSVIIYSAIERMAARPATMRQNPAIVAPDDLKQAEIDILTLLFTPTVKGSPADRALASFRHQA